ACTCCTTCGTTTGAACAGTTTGCCCAACAAATTACGGAAGAATGCATTGTTGGCAGTGCGATCGATAAAGTCTTGTTTAACGCCTCAATTCAGCTCACTAGCGATACCGTGCTGCAAGCTGGGGGGGAAGTTAGTTCTCCGATTCATGATGCGCTCAACTGGCGGATATCGCGGTTTGGTCAGCAGGCGCGGCAGAATCAAGCGGCAGCACTCTTCCTGAATGAAAACCAATCCTGTTGGCAGGCAAAGCTCTGTGAACCCGTTTGGGACCGTAAGAAGCAAAAACCGCGTAAATATGAGACTCCAGTTGGGGCTGGCTCCCGTGCTTACTTACCACCAATACCAACGGCCATTCGGCAAAAGATTGCGGATCGCTACGAAAGCCCAGTACCCGCTGATGGTGAATTTTGGACCTGGGTGAAGCACGCCAATGTGCCAATCGTGATTACTGAGGGTGCGAAGAAAGCCCTGGCTTTATTGAGTCAGGGATATGTCGCCATCGCCCTTTACGGGGTGAATGGTGGCTACCGCAGTAAAGATGCCTTGGGGAATGCCTGTGCGCCTTACTTGATTGACGATTTGGTACCCTTCGTCCAATCGGAACGACCGGTGTATCTGGCCTTTGACCAAGATGCGGCGGTGGAGACCCGCAAAATGGTCAATATTGCCTTGGCCCGGTTTAGCCGGTTACTCACCCAAGTCGAAGCCGATGTGCGGATTCTCCAGTGGGATGGGGCGATCGGGAAAGGCGCGGATGACCTGATTGTGCAAGGTGGGATCGAGCTATTCGAGCGGGCCTACGATACAGCCCCAACGGTGGAAGAATGGCGAGTCCTGCTGCATTTGTCACGACAACTTACCCTGCGGCCATCGAAGTTAGTGACCGCACCGGATTTAAGCCAAGTCCAGCTTGATACTTTGCCAACTAAAGGCATTATCGGCATTGCATCACCCAAGGGAACGGGAAAGACTAAATGTATTGCCGGGATGCTGAAGCCAGAGGATACAGTCGCCCTCGCAACTCACCGAGTTTGCCTCGGGCGTAACCTTTGCTCTCGTGTGGGGATTCACTGGCGGGGTGACTTGGATAAGTTCAATGGTCAGTTTATTGCCGGGGATGGTTATACCTTGCAAGTCGGTTTCTGTGTGGATTCGTTATTGGCAATCGACCCGGATCGGTTCACAGGCTGTGTCTTGATCATTGATGAAGTGGTTCAAGTCTTAAGGCATCTACTGACAAGTAGCACCTGTCGGAAGGATGGCAAATTACCCGCACTCTTAGCCCGACTACGCCAACTGATGCAAGTCGCCCAGCGAGTGATTGTGGCTGATGCTGATCTCGATGACGCGACCCTGTTTTACTTGGCTGATCTCAGAAATGATAAGCAGCCCGTTTACTTAATTCGCAATGACATCAAGCCCCAAGGCTATGCCGTTGAGTTTATTCAAGCTCCAAACGCCACAGCGGCGATCGCCAAGTTCGTTGAAGTCGTGCAAGCGGGAGAACGAGTGTTTGTCAGCACTGACTCGAAAGCCGGTAGTAAGCGACTGGCAAAATTACTTGAAGGTTTGAATATTGCTTATCTGCTGCTGAATTCAGAAACCAGTGGTGGTGCTGATGAACAAGCCTTTATTACTAATCCTGATCAAGTTTTAGCCGACGCCGA
The window above is part of the Romeriopsis navalis LEGE 11480 genome. Proteins encoded here:
- a CDS encoding plasmid replication protein, CyRepA1 family is translated as MCSLPVSTQVTKTPTHNHKLFTPSFEQFAQQITEECIVGSAIDKVLFNASIQLTSDTVLQAGGEVSSPIHDALNWRISRFGQQARQNQAAALFLNENQSCWQAKLCEPVWDRKKQKPRKYETPVGAGSRAYLPPIPTAIRQKIADRYESPVPADGEFWTWVKHANVPIVITEGAKKALALLSQGYVAIALYGVNGGYRSKDALGNACAPYLIDDLVPFVQSERPVYLAFDQDAAVETRKMVNIALARFSRLLTQVEADVRILQWDGAIGKGADDLIVQGGIELFERAYDTAPTVEEWRVLLHLSRQLTLRPSKLVTAPDLSQVQLDTLPTKGIIGIASPKGTGKTKCIAGMLKPEDTVALATHRVCLGRNLCSRVGIHWRGDLDKFNGQFIAGDGYTLQVGFCVDSLLAIDPDRFTGCVLIIDEVVQVLRHLLTSSTCRKDGKLPALLARLRQLMQVAQRVIVADADLDDATLFYLADLRNDKQPVYLIRNDIKPQGYAVEFIQAPNATAAIAKFVEVVQAGERVFVSTDSKAGSKRLAKLLEGLNIAYLLLNSETSGGADEQAFITNPDQVLADADYPVVIATPSLSTGASIESDYFDRVFGLFYGASSTDADMAQGLGRVRQPIQRVVWCAERGMNLSKVSSSTNPLQLRTALKTRTDATTSLLRCQLREDVQMALENYDWQSDPHLRLWSQISAKTNFAMLNLRVALRVRLRQEGNRVQVWDLDTNPLMKDQLKQLRKDIKTAEATAIAN